Genomic segment of Candidatus Methylomirabilota bacterium:
TTTCTCGCTGAGGCGGCGTCGGGCTTCGGGGGAGTCCGGTGCCTCCATGCCGCCTCCGTCCCGAGGACGAGGGAGCAGGGCGAATCTCGCCGTTGCACCTCGCCGGGCCGGAGTATACAGGAAGGGATGCGAGACCCCTTTGATGGCGCCACCGCCGTCGCGATGGGGAAGACCCGCTTGGCTCGAATAGGCGCAGGTTTACAGGCATCCAGGGCGATAGAGTAGGATGCACGTAGATGGCCGGGAAGAGCTCTCAACGGCTGCGTACTCAGTAGGTCGCGGGTTCAACTCCCGCCCCCAGCTCCACTTAACGGTATCTGAAGATCGCCGGCCGCTGGGCGGATCACGAGCGATGGGCACTGCTCGTCGAAGACTGGCGGCCCTCTCTCCGCCTTATGATGACTCCTCGACGGCGGGAGCTGAGCAGCGGGCACTCCTCTACGTGACGAGGTAGGCGGTGCCACGGGCCCGAGCCGCTGCGCACGTCTGCCCTGCGGCTGCCTGGGGCCCAGGTGGAGAACTCCCGCCCCCTGCGTCGAGGCTCCGGTTTGACCTTTCCGGCGCGCTCTGGCAGCACCGGCGGAACATGGGAGGGGCATTTATCCCCGTTGTGCCAAGGCGATGACTGAGAATAGGCTTCATGTCATTTACGCCCACACCCAGATCGCGCTCGCTGGTGAGCGCGATGCCGAACTGGATGAGCTCCTTCAACAGGTGTGTGAGCGGCGGTTTTTGGGTTGCCATCGCGATTGTCATCGTTGCCACAGGGAGCGGCAAGGTGTGTGTCACGCCTTTTGGTAAGAACGTAAACCGCCGTAATTGGTCGTGTTTCCGCGTTGCCCCGGCAGGTGGTGCCGTGTCAGCCTGGGTAATTTCATTGCAGTTGGTCGTTTTCCTAACGGCTGCTAGAATCGTCGCACGATGGATAACGTCCTGGTGATCGACGACGAGCGGAGCATTCGTGCACTGGTCGAGAAGGTCCTCAGCGAATCCGGCGTGGACGTGCACGGCGCAGCGACCGGAAAAGAGGGCCTCGAGATGTCCGACGAGCTGGGTCCCGAGGTGGTGCTGGTGGACTTGCGCCTGCCGGACATCGACGGTATCCACGTGCTGCGCGAGCTCAAGACCCGACATCCGGACACGGCCGTCATCATGATCACCGGCTTCGGCCACATCGAGAGCGCGGTGGCTGCGATGAAGAGCGGCGCCACCGACTACCTCGAGAAGCCGTTCCAGCACCTCGACAAGCTACGCATCTCCGTGAGGCGGGCCCTGGAGGAAGTCAAGGCCCGGCGCGAGATCCATCGGCTCACGAGCCGTGAAGAGGACAAGTACCGCACCGACCAGCTCATCGGCGAGTCGGCGTCGACGCGCAACCTGCGCGAGGTGATCGGCCAGCTCGCCCGCAGCGAGGCGCACACGATCCTCGTGAACGGCGAGAGCGGCACCGGCAAGGAGCTCGTGGCCAAGGGCCTGCACTACGAGAGCGCGCGCCGCGCCTTCCCCTTTATGGAAGTCAACTGCGCCGCCATCACGGACACTCTCTTCGAGAGCGAGCTCTTCGGCCACGAGAAGGGCGCCTTCACCGACGCCAAAGGCACGAAGAAGGGGCTCATGGAGATGGCCGACCGCGGCACGCTCTTCCTGGACGAAGTGGGCGAGGTCTCGCCCAGCGGGCAGGCAAAGCTCCTGCGCTGCTTACAGGAGCGGATGTTCAAGCGGGTGGGCGGCACGCGGGACATCAAGGTCGACGTGCGGGTCATTGCCGCCACCAACCGCTCGCTGGAAGCAATGGTCAAGGATGGCACGTTCCGGGAGGACCTGTTCTACCGCCTGAACGTCATCCCCATCGCCATCGCGCCCCTCCGGGACCGCAAGGACGACATCCTGCCGCTGGCCCGCCACTTCCTGGCGGAGGCGAACCGGACCTTCCATAAGGCGGTCAAGCGGATCGCCCCCGAGACCGAAGCGGTCATGCTCGGCTACGGCTGGCCGGGCAACGTGCGCGAGCTGAAGAACCTGATCGAGCGCCTCGTGATCCTCAGCACCGCGGAGTCGATCGAGCCTCATCACCTGCCGGTACAGTTCTCCAGCTTGCCCGAGACGCGCATGGCGGCGGAAACGTCCATGGCGCCCCGAACGCTCGCGGCCGTGGAGCGCTCGTACATGCAGCAGGTGCTGCATCAAGTGAACGGCAACAAGAGCGAAGCCGCCAAGATCCTGGGCATCACTCGCCAGACGCTCCGAAAGAAGCTCACCGACGCCTGAGCCTGCGCTGGGCATTTTCTGACCGGTGGACGCAAACCCGGCCGTCGGCACCGGTCAGAAAACAGCCACGCGCGGCCTGAGGTCCCGCCGCAGCGGGTATAAAAACTTTTGTTCACAGGCACTTATCCCGGATCATCGAGATTGGTACTGGGCTTGCTCATTAGCAGCCCGGCTGGCGCCCGACCCCGCACCCAGGCATAAGGGAGTTCCGATGAAATTGGAGGCCACGAAGTGAGCGCGCACGCCGTGAGCGTGGAAAAGGAGCCCTCGGTGGAATCTCTGCATGTCCTCGTGGTGGATGACAACGCATCACTGCTCCGCTTCCTCGTTTCCGCCTTCACGGCCAATGGCTGCGACGTGGCGCAGGCCTCCGACGCCGAGCAGGCGCTCGAGCTCATCGCGGCGACGAGCTTCGATCTCGTCGTCTCCGACATCAAGATGCCGGGGCTGACCGGGCTCGACGTCCTTCGCGCCGTGAAGGGCGCGCAGCCCAGCACGCCGGTGGTGCTCATCACGGGCGCGCCCTCGGTCACGTCGGCGGTGTTCGGACTTCGTCACGGCGCGTACGACTACCTCGCGAAGCCGTTCTCGATCAAGGAGATCCAGGACCTGCTGGCGCGCATCCGCGACGACCGCAAGAAGTGGAACGGGCAGGTTCCCCTTCCCGCCGGCCTCGCGGAGGAGCTGTCGCGACGCCAGTCGGGCGTGGAGACGCTCTTCCACATCGGCGGGCTCGCGCTGCAGGGGTTGGAGCCGGCCGCTTTCGTCGACAAGGTGCTCGAGCACACGGTGCGAAGCCTTCGCTGCGACGCCGCCCTCCTGCTCATGCGCGACGAGGAGGGACAGTTCACGTCGAGCCGCCACGGCGAGCCTGCGCTCGTGAACTTCGTGCTTGCCGCCCTGCAGAAGTCCTTCGAGCA
This window contains:
- a CDS encoding sigma-54 dependent transcriptional regulator is translated as MDNVLVIDDERSIRALVEKVLSESGVDVHGAATGKEGLEMSDELGPEVVLVDLRLPDIDGIHVLRELKTRHPDTAVIMITGFGHIESAVAAMKSGATDYLEKPFQHLDKLRISVRRALEEVKARREIHRLTSREEDKYRTDQLIGESASTRNLREVIGQLARSEAHTILVNGESGTGKELVAKGLHYESARRAFPFMEVNCAAITDTLFESELFGHEKGAFTDAKGTKKGLMEMADRGTLFLDEVGEVSPSGQAKLLRCLQERMFKRVGGTRDIKVDVRVIAATNRSLEAMVKDGTFREDLFYRLNVIPIAIAPLRDRKDDILPLARHFLAEANRTFHKAVKRIAPETEAVMLGYGWPGNVRELKNLIERLVILSTAESIEPHHLPVQFSSLPETRMAAETSMAPRTLAAVERSYMQQVLHQVNGNKSEAAKILGITRQTLRKKLTDA